A genomic window from Salvia miltiorrhiza cultivar Shanhuang (shh) chromosome 5, IMPLAD_Smil_shh, whole genome shotgun sequence includes:
- the LOC130985030 gene encoding mitogen-activated protein kinase 20-like isoform X2 → MQPDHRKKSSAELEFFSEYGDASRYKIQEVIGKGSYGVVCSAIDTHTGEKVAIKKIHDIFEHISDAARILREIKLLRLLRHPDIVEIKHIMLPPSRREFKDIYVVFELMESDLHQVIKANDDLTREHHQFFLYQLLRALKYIHTANVYHRDLKPKNILANANCKLKICDFGLARVAFNDTPTTIFWTDYVATRWYRAPELCGSFFSKYTPAIDIWSIGCIFAEVVTGKPLFPGKNVVHQLDMITDLLGTPSMETISHVRNEKARRYLTSMRKKQPISFAQKFPNTDPLALRLLERLLAFDPKDRPTAEQALADPYFKGLAKAEREPSCQPISKMEFEFERRRVTKEDVRELIYREILEYHPQLRKDYINGIERTNFLYPSAIDHFKNQFAHLEGSVGKSGPVIPLERKHASLPRSSTIVHSARLPPKEQPAVANARDRHNSEELCSRNSRDSDGVHNSLSRPLQPPQRIAQGPVLAYENPNIAKDFYDPRTLVRNTVPSHQGIPSAYSSRNDTGRDYPSNTKQVPNCGMAAKLAPDITIDIDTHPFYTSRAGGTKLDRPDDRVTVDTNLLQAKTQYGGLAVGAAAAGKVAAHRKVAVMQYGVARMY, encoded by the exons AGTTCAGCGGAATTGGAATTCTTTTCTGAATATGGTGATGCAAGCAGGTATAAGATCCAGGAAGTCATAGGTAAAGGCAGCTATGGTGTTGTTTGCTCCGCAATCGATACTCATACAGGTGAAAAAGTGGCAATAAAGAAAATACATGATATTTTTGAACACATTTCTGATGCTGCTCGAATACTTCGGGAGATAAAGCTTTTGAGGCTTCTGAGACACCCAGATATTGTTGAAATAAAGCACATTATGCTTCCACCTTCAAGGAGAGAATTCAAAGATATCTATGTTGTTTTTGAACTCATGGAATCAGATCTACATCAAGTCATTAAGGCTAATGATGACTTGACACGTGAACATCATCAATTTTTCCTTTATCAATTGCTCCGTGCTCTCAAATACATCCACACAG CCAATGTATATCATCGAGATTTGAAACCGAAGAATATTCTGGCAAATGCAAACTGTAAACTAAAAATATGTGATTTTGGATTGGCTAGAGTAGCATTCAACGACACACCTACAACAATATTTTGGACG GACTATGTTGCTACAAGATGGTATAGGGCTCCAGAATTGTGTGGCTCATTTTTCTCTAAG TATACTCCAGCAATTGACATATGGAGCATTGGCTGCATTTTTGCTGAGGTTGTAACGGGGAAGCCACTTTTCCCTGGAAAGAATGTTGTTCACCAGCTGGATATGATAACCGACCTTCTTGGAACACCTTCTATGGAGACCATTTCTCAT GTGCGGAATGAAAAGGCTAGAAGATATCTTACAAGCATGCGAAAGAAACAGCCGATTTCTTTTGCTCAGAAGTTTCCAAATACTGATCCTTTGGCTCTTCGGCTCTTGGAGAGGCTGCTTGCTTTTGATCCAAAGGATCGTCCAACTGCTGAACAG GCACTAGCTGATCCTTACTTCAAGGGGTTGGCTAAGGCTGAGAGAGAACCGTCCTGTCAACCGATCTCTAAAATGGAATTTGAGTTTGAGAGGCGAAGGGTGACAAAGGAAGATGTAAGAGAGTTAATATATAGGGAGATACTGGAGTACCATCCTCAGCTACGGAAGGATTATATCAATGGAATTGAAAGAACTAATTTTCTTTATCCTAG TGCAATTGATCACTTTAAGAATCAATTTGCTCATTTGGAAGGAAGTGTTGGTAAAAGTGGACCAGTGATTCCACTTGAAAGAAAGCATGCTTCCCTTCCTAG GTCGTCTACCATTGTACATTCCGCTAGATTACCTCCAAAAGAGCAGCCGGCTGTTGCAAATGCAAGGGATCGGCATAACTCTGAAGAATTGTGCAGCAGAAACTCGAGAGATTCTGATGGGGTTCACAATAGTTTGTCAAGACCCTTGCAGCCACCACAGAGGATCGCACAAG GTCCAGTGTTGGCGTATGAGAATCCAAATATCGCCAAAGACTTTTATGATCCTAGAACGCTGGTCAGAAATACCGTGCCATCCCACCAGGGTATCCCCTCGGCTTATTCCAGTAGGAACGACACCGGGAGGGACTATCCCAGTAATACAAAACAAGTTCCCAACTGCGGCATGGCTGCCAAATTAGCCCCCGACATAACAATAGACATAGATACCCATCCATTTTATACGAGCCGGGCTGGAGGCACCAAGTTGGACCGTCCCGATGACAGGGTCACCGTGGACACGAATCTGCTGCAGGCCAAAACACAATACGGCGGGCTTGCAGTCGGTGCAGCAGCTGCCGGGAAAGTGGCTGCTCATAGAAAAGTAGCCGTGATGCAGTACGGTGTGGCGCGGATGTATTAG
- the LOC130985030 gene encoding mitogen-activated protein kinase 20-like isoform X1, with translation MQPDHRKKSSAELEFFSEYGDASRYKIQEVIGKGSYGVVCSAIDTHTGEKVAIKKIHDIFEHISDAARILREIKLLRLLRHPDIVEIKHIMLPPSRREFKDIYVVFELMESDLHQVIKANDDLTREHHQFFLYQLLRALKYIHTANVYHRDLKPKNILANANCKLKICDFGLARVAFNDTPTTIFWTDYVATRWYRAPELCGSFFSKYTPAIDIWSIGCIFAEVVTGKPLFPGKNVVHQLDMITDLLGTPSMETISHVRNEKARRYLTSMRKKQPISFAQKFPNTDPLALRLLERLLAFDPKDRPTAEQALADPYFKGLAKAEREPSCQPISKMEFEFERRRVTKEDVRELIYREILEYHPQLRKDYINGIERTNFLYPSAIDHFKNQFAHLEGSVGKSGPVIPLERKHASLPRSSTIVHSARLPPKEQPAVANARDRHNSEELCSRNSRDSDGVHNSLSRPLQPPQRIAQAKPGKVVGPVLAYENPNIAKDFYDPRTLVRNTVPSHQGIPSAYSSRNDTGRDYPSNTKQVPNCGMAAKLAPDITIDIDTHPFYTSRAGGTKLDRPDDRVTVDTNLLQAKTQYGGLAVGAAAAGKVAAHRKVAVMQYGVARMY, from the exons AGTTCAGCGGAATTGGAATTCTTTTCTGAATATGGTGATGCAAGCAGGTATAAGATCCAGGAAGTCATAGGTAAAGGCAGCTATGGTGTTGTTTGCTCCGCAATCGATACTCATACAGGTGAAAAAGTGGCAATAAAGAAAATACATGATATTTTTGAACACATTTCTGATGCTGCTCGAATACTTCGGGAGATAAAGCTTTTGAGGCTTCTGAGACACCCAGATATTGTTGAAATAAAGCACATTATGCTTCCACCTTCAAGGAGAGAATTCAAAGATATCTATGTTGTTTTTGAACTCATGGAATCAGATCTACATCAAGTCATTAAGGCTAATGATGACTTGACACGTGAACATCATCAATTTTTCCTTTATCAATTGCTCCGTGCTCTCAAATACATCCACACAG CCAATGTATATCATCGAGATTTGAAACCGAAGAATATTCTGGCAAATGCAAACTGTAAACTAAAAATATGTGATTTTGGATTGGCTAGAGTAGCATTCAACGACACACCTACAACAATATTTTGGACG GACTATGTTGCTACAAGATGGTATAGGGCTCCAGAATTGTGTGGCTCATTTTTCTCTAAG TATACTCCAGCAATTGACATATGGAGCATTGGCTGCATTTTTGCTGAGGTTGTAACGGGGAAGCCACTTTTCCCTGGAAAGAATGTTGTTCACCAGCTGGATATGATAACCGACCTTCTTGGAACACCTTCTATGGAGACCATTTCTCAT GTGCGGAATGAAAAGGCTAGAAGATATCTTACAAGCATGCGAAAGAAACAGCCGATTTCTTTTGCTCAGAAGTTTCCAAATACTGATCCTTTGGCTCTTCGGCTCTTGGAGAGGCTGCTTGCTTTTGATCCAAAGGATCGTCCAACTGCTGAACAG GCACTAGCTGATCCTTACTTCAAGGGGTTGGCTAAGGCTGAGAGAGAACCGTCCTGTCAACCGATCTCTAAAATGGAATTTGAGTTTGAGAGGCGAAGGGTGACAAAGGAAGATGTAAGAGAGTTAATATATAGGGAGATACTGGAGTACCATCCTCAGCTACGGAAGGATTATATCAATGGAATTGAAAGAACTAATTTTCTTTATCCTAG TGCAATTGATCACTTTAAGAATCAATTTGCTCATTTGGAAGGAAGTGTTGGTAAAAGTGGACCAGTGATTCCACTTGAAAGAAAGCATGCTTCCCTTCCTAG GTCGTCTACCATTGTACATTCCGCTAGATTACCTCCAAAAGAGCAGCCGGCTGTTGCAAATGCAAGGGATCGGCATAACTCTGAAGAATTGTGCAGCAGAAACTCGAGAGATTCTGATGGGGTTCACAATAGTTTGTCAAGACCCTTGCAGCCACCACAGAGGATCGCACAAG CTAAACCGGGCAAAGTTGTAGGTCCAGTGTTGGCGTATGAGAATCCAAATATCGCCAAAGACTTTTATGATCCTAGAACGCTGGTCAGAAATACCGTGCCATCCCACCAGGGTATCCCCTCGGCTTATTCCAGTAGGAACGACACCGGGAGGGACTATCCCAGTAATACAAAACAAGTTCCCAACTGCGGCATGGCTGCCAAATTAGCCCCCGACATAACAATAGACATAGATACCCATCCATTTTATACGAGCCGGGCTGGAGGCACCAAGTTGGACCGTCCCGATGACAGGGTCACCGTGGACACGAATCTGCTGCAGGCCAAAACACAATACGGCGGGCTTGCAGTCGGTGCAGCAGCTGCCGGGAAAGTGGCTGCTCATAGAAAAGTAGCCGTGATGCAGTACGGTGTGGCGCGGATGTATTAG